The following proteins are co-located in the Tripterygium wilfordii isolate XIE 37 chromosome 2, ASM1340144v1, whole genome shotgun sequence genome:
- the LOC120016928 gene encoding uncharacterized protein LOC120016928 produces MSKQPTPSPCPLYKQRSWTPDTEREEAWLRRKGNRPITPVSRSKSLTDEDLQELKGCIELGFGFGHDSPDLDPRLSDALPALSLYCAVNKQYNNVLNLTRSSSLSSTSSDGSIIDPDDDPEMVKTRLRQWAQAVACSVKQFSGEPS; encoded by the exons ATGTCGAAACAGCCAACCCCGTCGCCGTGTCCTCTTTACAAGCAGCGATCCTGGACGCCTGACACCGAACGAGAAGAGGCTTGGTTACGGCGCAAGGGAAATCGCCCAATCACGCCCGTCAGTCGCAGCAAGAGCTTGACAGATGAGGATTTGCAGGAGCTCAAAGGCTGTATCGAGCTAGGTTTCGGATTCGGACATGATTCTCCCGATTTAGATCCGAGATTGTCTGATGCTCTCCCTGCTTTGAGCCTTTACTGTGCCGTTAACAAGCAGTACAACAACGTATTAAATTTAACGAGATCGTCGTCGCTGTCGTCGACGAGCTCTGATGGTAGCATAATTGATCCAG aCGATGATCCGGAGATGGTGAAGACGCGGTTGAGGCAGTGGGCCCAGGCGGTGGCTTGCTCTGTGAAGCAGTTTTCAGGGGAACCAAGTTGA